The following are from one region of the Mycolicibacterium helvum genome:
- a CDS encoding ABC transporter permease has translation MRGPISWWKDPWRPPRILMAVTAGYLVWSLLPVLIAVMFSFNDGRSRTNWQGFSFRWYWGDATRSVWHDASLHTALLQTLKLGVITTLITVPLGVLFAIGIDRWRGRLPAGANLLMLVSFVVPEVLLAVALLFVMTSLALPIGLGTSAQVIGLVTFQIAYPAVLVRARLATIGSHYEEAAMDLGASPMEALRRVTVPMLFPAIFASTVLVFADVIDDFVLVRYLSGNSSTEPVSVKIYNTARAAPTPALNALATLLLLAALVAVTVGYLVYRRMTRGDDATRGGIAAFAGEA, from the coding sequence ATGAGAGGTCCCATCTCCTGGTGGAAAGACCCGTGGCGGCCGCCGCGGATCCTGATGGCCGTCACCGCCGGCTATCTGGTGTGGTCGCTGTTGCCTGTGCTGATCGCGGTGATGTTCTCGTTCAACGATGGCAGGTCGCGGACCAATTGGCAGGGCTTCTCCTTTCGCTGGTACTGGGGCGACGCAACCAGATCGGTATGGCACGACGCCTCGCTGCACACCGCCCTGCTGCAGACGCTCAAGCTCGGTGTGATCACCACGCTGATCACTGTGCCGCTGGGCGTGCTGTTCGCCATCGGCATCGACCGCTGGCGGGGGCGGCTGCCCGCCGGCGCCAACCTGCTGATGCTGGTGTCGTTCGTGGTTCCTGAGGTGCTGCTGGCCGTCGCACTGCTTTTCGTGATGACTTCGCTGGCGCTCCCGATCGGGCTCGGCACTTCCGCTCAGGTGATCGGTCTGGTCACTTTCCAGATCGCCTACCCGGCCGTGCTCGTGCGCGCCAGGCTCGCCACGATCGGCAGCCACTATGAAGAAGCCGCAATGGATTTGGGCGCCTCGCCGATGGAAGCGCTGCGACGGGTGACGGTGCCGATGTTGTTCCCGGCGATCTTCGCCAGCACGGTGCTGGTGTTCGCCGACGTGATCGACGACTTCGTTCTGGTGCGCTACCTGTCCGGCAATTCCTCGACCGAACCGGTCTCGGTGAAGATCTACAACACCGCGCGCGCCGCGCCGACCCCGGCGCTCAATGCGCTTGCCACTCTGCTTTTGTTGGCGGCTTTGGTCGCGGTGACCGTCGGATATCTGGTGTATCGCCGGATGACTCGTGGCGATGACGCAACGCGCGGCGGGATCGCCGCATTCGCCGGTGAGGCCTGA